In a single window of the Candidatus Paceibacterota bacterium genome:
- a CDS encoding SDR family oxidoreductase, producing the protein GCKYAIKLMKENTDGKGGSIVNMSSRSGIVGVPGAAAYASAKAAVRNHTKSVALYCAQQGYKIRCNSVHPGTIMTALWKNLLGEGQAYEENLKKFTQGTPLARFGTPEEVAYAVLYLASDESSYTTGSELVIDGGILAGTETSPDTGLSK; encoded by the coding sequence CGGCTGCAAATATGCCATTAAGCTCATGAAGGAAAACACCGACGGCAAGGGTGGCTCGATCGTCAATATGTCTTCCCGTTCTGGCATCGTTGGTGTCCCCGGTGCGGCAGCTTACGCGTCAGCCAAAGCCGCTGTCAGAAACCACACAAAATCAGTCGCTCTATATTGTGCACAGCAAGGATATAAAATTCGTTGCAACTCCGTCCATCCAGGCACCATCATGACGGCTTTATGGAAAAACTTGCTCGGGGAAGGCCAGGCCTACGAGGAAAATCTCAAAAAATTTACCCAAGGCACTCCACTAGCTAGATTTGGGACACCTGAGGAAGTAGCCTACGCTGTGCTCTATCTTGCCTCAGACGAATCCTCCTACACGACAGGCTCAGAGCTCGTCATAGACGGTGGCATCCTCGCCGGAACCGAAACTAGCCCAGACACAGGATTGTCAAAATAA
- a CDS encoding histidine phosphatase family protein → MASKIIYFIRHGESELNARGIRQGPDGPLSLKGREQVRRAAEGLAREPKKIQVLFSSPFQRTRETAEIIAETLYLKIHFCDLLVERRNPSEIVGHSQAEQEVQSIVDRIDKSFHPDHLRFSDEENFVDLKARAKKLLRFIASRRHSRMLMVTHGIFLSMVVSYMLHGKKLTASEYANASYLYKLDNAGVVICSYKSHWFKKDEWKLLMWNGMPQSTAGLGFFQH, encoded by the coding sequence ATGGCCTCGAAAATAATCTATTTTATCCGACACGGTGAGAGCGAGCTCAATGCTAGAGGGATCAGGCAGGGTCCGGATGGTCCGCTGAGTCTAAAAGGTAGAGAGCAGGTTAGACGAGCAGCGGAGGGTCTCGCTCGGGAACCCAAAAAAATCCAGGTGCTTTTTTCCAGTCCCTTTCAACGCACCCGGGAGACAGCCGAAATCATTGCTGAAACCCTTTATCTTAAAATCCATTTTTGCGACTTGCTGGTGGAGCGGAGAAATCCGTCAGAGATAGTGGGACATTCCCAAGCAGAGCAAGAAGTGCAGTCAATCGTAGACCGGATAGACAAGAGCTTCCATCCGGATCACTTACGTTTTTCAGATGAAGAAAATTTTGTCGACCTCAAGGCTAGGGCCAAAAAGCTTTTACGCTTTATCGCCAGTAGGCGGCATAGTCGCATGCTGATGGTCACGCATGGGATTTTTTTGAGCATGGTCGTGTCGTATATGCTTCATGGAAAAAAGCTCACAGCCAGCGAATATGCCAATGCTAGTTACCTCTACAAGCTAGACAATGCCGGAGTGGTGATCTGTTCCTACAAGTCTCACTGGTTTAAAAAAGATGAATGGAAACTATTGATGTGGAACGGGATGCCACAAAGTACGGCTGGTTTAGGCTTTTTTCAGCACTAG
- a CDS encoding DUF2127 domain-containing protein, translating to MKEEVKEKEYDLFFKLFLGGKIIYGFFELAAGIFLLVVSRATINLIFVSLTRGELLEDPNDFLSNYILKASESLTHNLQIFLSLYLLIYGIVKLALVVELLRNKIRFYPYAIGLFLLGILYLLYKLVVSFSTLTLLLTLFEAVTLLLIWHHYKRLSRSI from the coding sequence ATGAAAGAAGAAGTAAAAGAAAAAGAATATGACCTTTTCTTTAAGCTTTTTTTGGGCGGAAAAATCATTTATGGTTTTTTTGAATTAGCCGCCGGAATATTTTTACTAGTCGTCAGCCGGGCGACGATCAACCTGATCTTTGTGTCGCTCACTCGGGGAGAATTGCTCGAAGACCCTAATGACTTTTTATCCAACTATATTTTGAAAGCTTCCGAGAGCCTGACCCACAATCTTCAAATATTTTTGAGTCTCTATCTTTTAATATATGGAATCGTCAAGCTGGCCTTGGTGGTCGAGCTGCTCAGAAATAAAATTAGGTTTTATCCTTATGCCATCGGCTTGTTTTTACTTGGCATTCTTTATCTACTCTACAAGCTGGTAGTTTCCTTTTCGACTCTCACACTGCTGCTCACGCTTTTTGAGGCTGTCACCCTATTGCTCATTTGGCACCATTATAAAAGGCTCTCGCGTAGTATATAA